From the genome of Bacillota bacterium, one region includes:
- a CDS encoding ABC transporter ATP-binding protein, whose protein sequence is MGAKQILWDFIKEHKWRYLAGIVFLFITSFITSLIPKIIGLITDSLNDRMPVSVINRYLVILIAAAVGAFVFRFIWRYFLVGNCRYLECYLREKLFKHLQTLPASFYDNNKTGDLVAYAINDIQAIRRTFGFGFTAILDGVVVNAVSILIMVKTINPILTIMALAPAPLIVFILYKLRKKIRERFAAVQKAFAEISEKVQENISGIRIIKAFAQEEEEVKDFVKYSQARVDTHMELTRISAALGPVTQLFFGLSLVFFIIYGSGLVTRGIISLGDYVAFNSYIMVIMGPIVSISRIVEVWQRGIASVGRLDKIFCEKGEESIESIESVESVEAVTTTEETAAETAATTAGKIGKERTRCSQKNKFTGSIIIRNLDFTYPGSENKALKGINLKVREGETLGILGKTGSGKTTLANLLLRLYNVEDGHIFIGGRDINHIPVEVLRENMGYVPQDNFLFSTTIRSNIEFFRPVYAEYEIEQAAKMAGIYGDILSFSEGFETVVGERGVTLSGGQKQRVSIARALIKNPAILILDDSLSAVDTKTEEEILKNIKKVLENRTGIIISHRVSTVRYANQIVFMDEGQIVERGTHEELMEMKGMYYNLYKSQVEQNNDVL, encoded by the coding sequence ATGGGAGCAAAACAGATTTTATGGGATTTTATTAAAGAACATAAATGGAGATATTTAGCAGGTATAGTATTTCTCTTTATTACATCGTTTATTACATCATTAATACCGAAAATAATTGGGTTAATAACAGATAGCCTTAATGATAGAATGCCAGTTTCAGTTATAAACAGGTACCTGGTTATTTTAATTGCTGCAGCGGTTGGAGCTTTTGTTTTTCGATTTATTTGGAGATATTTCCTTGTAGGTAATTGCAGGTACTTGGAGTGTTATCTTAGAGAAAAGTTGTTTAAACACTTGCAAACCCTACCGGCAAGTTTTTACGATAACAATAAGACAGGAGATCTTGTAGCCTATGCTATAAATGATATTCAGGCAATAAGGCGGACATTTGGTTTCGGTTTTACTGCAATACTCGACGGGGTTGTGGTGAACGCTGTGTCAATTCTGATTATGGTAAAGACCATTAACCCTATATTGACTATAATGGCCCTTGCACCGGCGCCATTAATCGTATTTATACTTTACAAATTAAGAAAAAAAATACGTGAAAGATTTGCTGCAGTGCAGAAAGCCTTTGCCGAAATATCTGAAAAAGTACAGGAGAATATATCAGGCATTAGGATAATAAAGGCTTTTGCCCAGGAAGAAGAGGAAGTTAAGGACTTTGTAAAATACAGCCAGGCCAGGGTTGACACCCACATGGAACTGACAAGGATTTCTGCTGCCTTAGGGCCGGTAACCCAACTTTTCTTCGGTTTGAGCCTGGTGTTCTTTATTATTTATGGTAGCGGATTGGTCACAAGAGGCATAATATCTTTGGGAGACTATGTAGCCTTCAATTCATACATAATGGTGATCATGGGTCCTATAGTAAGTATAAGCAGGATTGTTGAGGTTTGGCAGAGGGGCATAGCTTCAGTCGGCCGGTTGGATAAGATATTTTGTGAAAAGGGAGAAGAAAGTATAGAAAGTATAGAAAGTGTAGAAAGTGTAGAAGCAGTAACAACAACGGAGGAAACAGCAGCGGAAACAGCAGCAACAACAGCAGGGAAAATAGGGAAAGAAAGAACTCGTTGCTCTCAGAAAAACAAGTTTACGGGAAGTATTATAATAAGAAACTTGGATTTCACATATCCTGGCTCAGAAAATAAGGCTTTAAAGGGTATTAACCTGAAGGTCAGGGAGGGAGAAACACTGGGTATCCTGGGTAAAACAGGCAGCGGAAAGACTACATTGGCAAACTTGCTGTTAAGATTGTACAATGTTGAAGACGGGCACATATTTATAGGAGGAAGAGATATTAACCATATACCTGTGGAAGTCTTAAGGGAGAATATGGGTTATGTACCCCAGGATAATTTCCTGTTTTCGACGACAATAAGGAGCAATATTGAATTTTTCAGGCCTGTTTATGCGGAATATGAAATTGAACAGGCGGCGAAGATGGCGGGAATATACGGTGATATACTATCTTTCTCTGAAGGTTTTGAAACTGTTGTCGGGGAACGGGGAGTAACCCTTTCAGGGGGACAGAAGCAAAGAGTTTCCATTGCCAGGGCTCTTATTAAAAATCCAGCCATACTCATACTTGATGACAGCCTTTCAGCAGTAGATACAAAAACTGAAGAAGAAATTCTTAAGAATATAAAGAAAGTATTGGAAAACAGGACGGGAATAATTATTTCCCACAGGGTTTCTACGGTAAGATACGCCAACCAGATTGTTTTTATGGACGAAGGACAGATTGTCGAAAGAGGGACCCATGAAGAATTAATGGAAATGAAAGGAATGTACTATAACCTGTATAAATCCCAGGTGGAACAAAATAACGATGTATTATAG
- a CDS encoding ABC transporter ATP-binding protein, with amino-acid sequence MKDKYVHDEYSLSKGKRTLFARLLGYFIPYLPLMLLSILFAFLINGAVLIKPYIIKYVIDDYLAVGKNDPNVFMLMGLIYLGVVLLGAGFGYSQTYLLTYIGQKIMYDIRNQLFTHIQNMSMKFFDRNSSGRILTRVTNDVEALNEIFSGVLVNFIRDFIMIVGIIIAMFSMNKNLALLSICSVPLIAIITVIYRKAARKNFIKMKGLIARINGFLAENISGMKLVRIFHREKEKFEEFEKLDKEYFATSLREVILNSLCRPIVEIINTLTVALLIWYCSGRVTEGYLEIGVLYAFITYIRQFFGPINEISENYTSIQSALVSSERIFDILDNRELLEDIEGEKHIDKLRGEIEFKNVWFAYNEGEWVLKDVSFKIRQGETVAFVGATGSGKSTIINLMARFYNIQKGEILIDGINIKEYNLKDLRRQIAVVMQDVFLFSGDIKSNIRLKNSVITDDDIVYAAKLVCADKFIESLPNKYDEEVKERGCTFSAGQRQLISFARAVAFRPAVFVLDEATANIDTETETAIQSAMANISGGSTTIIIAHRLSTIRNADKIIVINKGRVEEMGTHEELLNKGGIYSQLYEKQQSYQRTA; translated from the coding sequence ATGAAAGACAAATATGTACATGATGAATATTCACTAAGTAAAGGGAAGAGGACTCTATTTGCAAGGTTGTTGGGTTATTTCATACCGTATTTGCCGTTAATGCTTTTAAGCATTTTATTTGCGTTTTTAATTAATGGAGCAGTATTGATAAAGCCGTATATAATCAAGTATGTAATAGATGATTACCTGGCTGTGGGAAAAAATGATCCCAATGTTTTTATGCTTATGGGTTTAATATACTTAGGAGTAGTATTACTCGGAGCAGGATTTGGTTATTCCCAAACCTACCTTTTGACTTATATTGGACAGAAAATTATGTACGATATCAGGAATCAACTTTTTACTCATATACAAAACATGTCCATGAAGTTCTTTGACAGGAATTCATCCGGAAGAATTCTTACAAGGGTTACAAATGATGTAGAGGCCCTCAATGAAATTTTTTCCGGTGTGTTGGTAAATTTCATAAGGGATTTTATAATGATTGTGGGAATAATAATTGCAATGTTTTCAATGAATAAAAACCTTGCTTTATTAAGTATATGCAGTGTGCCGCTGATAGCAATTATAACAGTAATATACCGTAAAGCTGCAAGAAAGAATTTCATAAAAATGAAGGGACTTATTGCAAGAATAAATGGATTTTTGGCGGAAAATATATCGGGCATGAAACTTGTCCGAATCTTTCATAGAGAAAAAGAAAAATTTGAAGAATTTGAAAAACTGGATAAAGAATATTTTGCCACAAGTCTTAGGGAGGTAATTCTAAACAGTTTGTGCAGGCCAATTGTGGAAATTATCAATACTCTTACTGTGGCACTATTGATATGGTATTGTAGTGGGAGAGTTACAGAAGGCTACCTGGAAATAGGAGTTTTATATGCTTTTATCACCTATATTAGACAGTTTTTCGGCCCTATAAACGAAATTTCCGAGAACTATACTTCAATACAGTCAGCTCTGGTATCGTCGGAACGAATATTTGACATACTTGACAACCGGGAGTTGCTGGAGGATATTGAAGGAGAAAAGCATATAGATAAGCTTAGAGGTGAAATTGAATTTAAAAATGTATGGTTTGCATATAATGAAGGAGAATGGGTATTAAAAGATGTCAGTTTCAAGATCAGGCAGGGAGAAACAGTTGCTTTTGTAGGTGCTACAGGTTCCGGAAAGTCTACAATTATAAACCTTATGGCAAGGTTTTATAATATACAAAAGGGAGAAATTTTAATTGACGGGATTAATATAAAAGAATATAATTTAAAAGACTTAAGACGTCAAATAGCAGTTGTAATGCAGGATGTATTCCTGTTTTCAGGAGATATAAAATCCAATATACGCCTTAAAAACAGCGTAATAACTGACGACGATATTGTATATGCAGCAAAACTTGTATGTGCTGATAAATTTATCGAGTCTCTTCCAAATAAATACGATGAGGAAGTAAAAGAGAGAGGGTGTACTTTTTCTGCCGGCCAGAGGCAATTAATATCCTTCGCCAGGGCAGTCGCATTCAGACCTGCCGTATTTGTATTAGACGAGGCTACAGCAAATATTGATACAGAAACTGAAACTGCCATACAAAGTGCCATGGCTAACATATCGGGGGGCAGTACCACTATTATTATAGCTCATAGGCTTTCTACTATAAGAAATGCCGATAAGATTATTGTAATTAATAAAGGCAGAGTGGAAGAGATGGGTACTCATGAGGAACTGTTGAATAAGGGAGGTATATACAGCCAGCTTTATGAAAAGCAACAAAGCTACCAGCGTACTGCTTAA
- a CDS encoding diguanylate cyclase, with product MKAEKALYNNKVVFIFVWVLVFLSVVLLVFVICFSPSYSYTRQVPRAEKGILDLTSWSFEKDGAVKLNGEWEFYWGQLLTPEDFAKKQSEEKAEMKDIWAIVPKSWNKYKLNGKTLSADGCATFRLKVKLKDTDNINVLGIKLATICTSYKLWINGNIRNSIGKVGKKKEEFSPGYFPDTVYFNWQNQNETGEADGINEIEIIIQVANFIHRRGGIWQPLILGTENQIKSLNERRLFSDIFIFSCLFIIGLYQIFMYFTSPKRLYMFYLGVFSLILSIRTLLLGEMYLVKLFPAVPQEIFLKIEYITLCLGLIYSTLYLESIFPGKLSKEICLIFKLSGIAYSVFVVFIPTRVLTRFVIVIQLTVIMAGLYFISAIKPVLKERKEKVFILAGTLLSLLFYGTIVNDILYFNEIISTGSYSSFGFFIFVLAHFLMISVRHTMAFSRAESASQHLAAINRLKDDFVIHASYQGDLYSSTLELNEVLDRLLIRLKSFVLFDCGVVMLKEDGEETDSLWEVGFRVVLRMGCFNANCSHRGKGGKTLIIPKDNPLIKTVLEKQRPVIIRDANNVSYCICENVECDKRSFLAVPIVNSGEVLGIIVLQKKEKNAFTEYDAEILYNFAAHSGIAIKNAKLFTEVKNLARIDDLTKLSNRRYFFELAEREFKLHKRYKNLQTLSMIMMDIDDFKKINDTYGHYLGDNVLRAVAEKCKKSLRETDIIGRYGGEEYTILLPHTGSEEAKSVAERLLSSIAECPIIFDDNEISVTVSIGVAVMDDSINTMQELLQKADTALYAAKKKGKNCIVLL from the coding sequence GTGAAAGCTGAAAAAGCTTTATACAATAATAAAGTTGTATTTATATTTGTATGGGTGCTTGTATTTTTGTCAGTGGTCTTGCTTGTATTTGTGATATGTTTTTCCCCAAGCTATAGTTATACAAGACAAGTTCCTAGAGCAGAAAAAGGGATTCTAGACCTAACAAGCTGGAGTTTTGAGAAGGACGGAGCTGTCAAGCTAAATGGAGAATGGGAATTTTACTGGGGGCAACTCCTAACACCTGAGGATTTTGCAAAAAAACAGAGTGAAGAAAAAGCTGAAATGAAAGATATATGGGCAATTGTTCCCAAATCATGGAATAAATATAAGTTAAACGGGAAAACACTAAGTGCAGATGGATGTGCTACATTCCGCCTGAAAGTAAAACTTAAAGATACTGATAATATAAATGTATTGGGTATAAAATTAGCGACAATTTGTACATCCTACAAACTATGGATTAACGGAAATATACGCAACAGCATCGGCAAGGTAGGCAAGAAAAAAGAAGAATTTTCTCCGGGGTATTTCCCGGATACTGTTTACTTTAACTGGCAGAATCAGAATGAAACAGGTGAAGCAGACGGAATAAATGAAATAGAAATAATAATTCAAGTTGCTAATTTTATTCACAGAAGGGGCGGAATTTGGCAGCCTTTAATTTTGGGTACAGAGAACCAGATAAAAAGCTTAAATGAACGAAGACTGTTTTCAGATATATTTATTTTTTCATGCCTTTTTATAATAGGCTTATATCAAATATTTATGTATTTTACATCTCCAAAAAGATTGTATATGTTTTATTTAGGGGTGTTTAGCCTTATTTTGTCAATTCGGACGTTGCTTCTTGGGGAGATGTACCTGGTTAAATTATTTCCTGCTGTTCCCCAGGAAATATTCCTGAAAATAGAGTATATAACCTTATGCCTTGGCCTTATATATAGCACTTTATATCTTGAATCTATATTTCCAGGAAAATTAAGCAAAGAAATATGTTTAATTTTCAAACTTTCCGGAATAGCATACTCGGTTTTCGTAGTGTTTATTCCTACAAGAGTACTTACCAGGTTTGTAATTGTTATTCAATTAACAGTTATTATGGCCGGTTTGTACTTTATTAGTGCAATAAAACCAGTGCTAAAGGAAAGAAAGGAGAAAGTCTTTATACTCGCCGGAACACTATTATCACTATTATTTTATGGAACAATAGTAAATGATATCCTGTATTTTAATGAAATAATATCTACAGGAAGCTATTCTTCCTTTGGTTTCTTTATCTTTGTTCTTGCCCATTTCCTTATGATTTCCGTACGTCATACGATGGCATTCTCAAGAGCCGAAAGTGCATCGCAGCATTTAGCGGCAATTAACAGATTAAAGGATGATTTTGTAATACATGCTTCATACCAAGGTGATTTATATTCTTCAACCCTTGAATTAAATGAAGTTTTAGATAGACTTTTAATAAGGCTTAAGAGTTTTGTTTTGTTTGATTGTGGTGTGGTAATGCTTAAAGAAGATGGAGAAGAGACCGATAGTCTGTGGGAAGTTGGGTTTAGAGTTGTTTTGCGTATGGGCTGTTTCAATGCGAATTGTTCTCATCGGGGAAAAGGCGGTAAAACTTTAATTATTCCGAAAGATAACCCTCTTATCAAAACTGTACTGGAAAAGCAACGACCTGTAATAATCAGAGATGCTAATAACGTTTCATACTGTATTTGTGAAAATGTTGAATGTGATAAAAGGTCTTTTCTCGCGGTACCTATTGTAAACAGTGGGGAGGTTTTAGGAATTATAGTCTTGCAAAAAAAAGAGAAGAATGCTTTCACTGAATATGATGCAGAGATATTGTATAATTTTGCCGCCCACTCGGGAATAGCTATAAAGAATGCAAAATTATTTACTGAAGTAAAAAATCTTGCCAGAATTGACGATTTAACAAAGCTTAGTAACCGTAGGTATTTCTTTGAACTTGCTGAAAGAGAATTTAAGTTGCATAAGAGATATAAGAACCTTCAAACCCTTTCGATGATAATGATGGATATTGATGACTTTAAAAAGATCAATGATACTTATGGTCACTATTTGGGAGACAATGTTTTAAGGGCTGTGGCAGAAAAGTGCAAAAAATCTTTAAGAGAAACTGATATAATAGGCCGTTATGGAGGGGAAGAGTATACAATACTTTTACCTCATACAGGCAGTGAAGAGGCAAAGAGCGTTGCAGAACGCTTACTGTCAAGTATAGCTGAATGCCCTATAATATTCGATGATAATGAGATTTCTGTGACAGTTAGTATAGGAGTGGCAGTTATGGATGATAGTATAAACACTATGCAAGAACTGTTGCAAAAAGCAGATACTGCTTTATATGCAGCTAAAAAGAAAGGGAAAAATTGTATTGTTCTGTTATAA